From the genome of Elusimicrobium sp., one region includes:
- the gltA gene encoding NADPH-dependent glutamate synthase: MPNPSAPRQNGKQLDPQVRKRNFDEVAQIFTKEEAMAEADRCLNCKNARCQANCPVGVQIPAFIALLKEGKVGEAASKIMETSLLPAICGRVCPQEKHCEGNCVLKERFGSVNIGMLERYTADTARKEGLLKAPVCGESTGKKVACIGSGPSSIAAAAELARAGHEVTVIEALHAFGGVLRYGIPSFRLPREVIDHEIETVKAMGVKFVTDVLVGATETIADMLKEYDAIYVGSGAGLPTLTGIPGENAVGVYSANEFLTRVNLMQAYKFPETDTPIHIGKRVAVLGGGNSAMDAARCAMRLGPDSVTVAYRRSEAEMPARVAEVEHAKEEGVAFEFLVTPKEVVVDENGHVAGLKCTRNELGAPDEKGRRRPVEIPGSEFVLPVDTIIVAIGQKPNPIIAKTTPELKTTERGVLALDEEGKTTMPGVYAGGDIIRGGATVLLAMKDGIEAAGRINQYLKEGK; this comes from the coding sequence TGCCCGTTGTCAGGCCAATTGCCCCGTAGGAGTGCAGATTCCGGCCTTTATTGCTTTGCTTAAGGAAGGCAAAGTGGGCGAAGCCGCCAGCAAAATTATGGAAACCAGTTTGCTTCCCGCTATCTGCGGTCGTGTGTGCCCGCAGGAAAAACACTGCGAAGGTAACTGCGTGTTAAAGGAACGCTTCGGTTCGGTAAATATCGGTATGTTGGAGCGCTATACGGCTGATACGGCCCGCAAAGAAGGTTTATTAAAAGCCCCTGTGTGCGGAGAATCTACCGGTAAAAAAGTAGCGTGTATCGGTTCCGGGCCTTCTTCTATTGCGGCGGCAGCGGAACTGGCCCGCGCCGGGCATGAAGTAACCGTTATTGAAGCCCTGCACGCCTTTGGCGGGGTGCTTCGCTACGGGATTCCGTCCTTCCGTTTACCGCGCGAAGTGATTGACCACGAAATCGAAACGGTTAAAGCAATGGGGGTAAAGTTCGTGACGGATGTTCTCGTCGGTGCGACAGAAACTATTGCCGATATGCTAAAAGAGTACGATGCCATTTATGTCGGTAGTGGCGCCGGTTTACCTACTTTAACGGGAATCCCCGGCGAAAACGCCGTAGGGGTATACAGTGCCAACGAATTTTTAACGCGTGTAAACTTGATGCAAGCCTATAAATTCCCGGAAACGGATACTCCGATTCACATTGGTAAACGCGTAGCCGTATTGGGCGGCGGGAACAGTGCCATGGACGCGGCCCGTTGCGCCATGCGTTTAGGGCCCGATAGCGTAACCGTAGCCTACCGCAGAAGCGAAGCGGAAATGCCTGCTCGCGTAGCGGAAGTGGAGCACGCCAAAGAAGAAGGAGTAGCATTTGAATTTTTAGTAACACCCAAAGAAGTAGTGGTAGATGAAAACGGCCATGTAGCGGGCTTGAAATGCACCCGCAACGAATTGGGCGCACCCGATGAAAAAGGCCGCCGCCGTCCGGTGGAAATTCCCGGGTCGGAATTTGTACTTCCGGTGGATACCATCATTGTAGCCATCGGGCAAAAACCCAACCCGATTATTGCCAAAACCACCCCGGAACTTAAAACGACCGAAAGAGGCGTTTTGGCCTTGGACGAAGAAGGCAAAACCACTATGCCGGGTGTATATGCCGGCGGAGATATTATCCGCGGCGGTGCTACCGTACTGCTTGCCATGAAAGACGGCATTGAAGCCGCCGGGCGCATTAACCAGTATTTGAAAGAGGGAAAATAG
- a CDS encoding sulfide/dihydroorotate dehydrogenase-like FAD/NAD-binding protein yields the protein MEENTILVKENLSDTVVKFVIYKPLIAKSAKAGQFVILRGREGGERVPVTLVDWDSEKGTITVIIQAIGKSTSMFNSLEQGEKFLNVAGPLGTPVEIKNYGTVAVVGGGVGIAEVYPIARAFKEAGNRVIAVLGARTKDLLILEPEMSALCDKTVSTTDDGSFGMKGLVTDAIQKLHDEGEKIAAGFIIGPIPMMKFSSRLMDKLGMEPFSSLNPIMLDGTGMCGCCRVTVEGKVRFACVEGPMFPSKTIDFDELIRRTSEYKPQEQESLLLHEKDHVCKCGLH from the coding sequence ATGGAAGAAAATACCATTTTAGTCAAAGAGAATTTAAGCGATACCGTTGTAAAGTTTGTTATTTACAAACCCTTGATTGCCAAATCTGCCAAAGCCGGGCAATTTGTCATTTTGCGTGGCCGTGAAGGGGGGGAAAGAGTCCCTGTTACCTTGGTAGATTGGGATAGTGAAAAAGGCACGATTACGGTTATTATCCAGGCCATCGGGAAATCTACATCTATGTTTAATTCCTTGGAACAAGGGGAAAAATTTCTAAATGTGGCCGGCCCGTTGGGGACTCCCGTAGAAATTAAAAATTACGGTACGGTAGCTGTGGTGGGCGGCGGTGTAGGTATTGCCGAAGTGTACCCGATTGCTCGCGCGTTCAAAGAAGCGGGGAATCGTGTAATTGCCGTTTTGGGTGCCCGCACAAAAGATTTGCTTATTCTGGAGCCAGAAATGTCTGCCTTGTGCGATAAAACCGTCAGCACGACCGACGACGGCTCTTTCGGCATGAAAGGTTTGGTAACGGACGCTATACAAAAACTTCATGACGAGGGAGAAAAAATAGCGGCCGGTTTCATCATCGGGCCGATTCCTATGATGAAGTTTTCTTCCCGCTTAATGGATAAACTGGGCATGGAGCCTTTTTCCAGTCTGAACCCCATTATGTTGGACGGAACCGGTATGTGTGGTTGTTGCCGTGTGACGGTGGAAGGCAAGGTTCGCTTTGCTTGTGTGGAAGGGCCGATGTTTCCTTCCAAAACCATTGATTTTGACGAGTTGATCCGCCGCACGAGTGAATACAAACCGCAAGAACAGGAAAGTTTGCTTTTGCATGAAAAAGACCATGTCTGCAAATGCGGACTTCACTGA